The following is a genomic window from Burkholderia oklahomensis C6786.
CGCCGACCGTCGACGCGTCGACGACGCCGCCGTCCTTGCCCGCCATCCCCTTGCCGAGCGCGAGCGCGCGCGCATGCGCGTCGAGCGTCGCGGCCGAGCCGGACACGACCGCCGTGCCGCCGTACGCCTTCACGCTCGGCGAGCCGCCGTCGAGCAGCGCGCGCGCGGCGCCGCTCACGACGTTGACCGTGTAGACGGCCGGCTCGTCGCGGCCGCGCTCCCACACCATCAGGCTCGTCGAGCCGGCCGCCTTCGCGACGAGCAGCACGCTTCCGCGCCCGCCCTTCACGACGAGCACGTCGGCGACGTTCGGATCGCCGACCGCGACCCGCTGCACGTTGCGGCCGACCGAAACCTGCCGCTGCGCGCCCGTCGCGAGCTCGATCGTCCCCATCTCCGCCGCCCGCGCGGCGAACGACAGCAACACGCCGAACGCCATCGCCAATGCAATCAGTCTATTTTTCATCGTGTCGGAAACCGGCGCGAGCCGGCCCTCTCCCTGCCGTCATTGTTCGAATCAACTTGTCGGTCAATAGGCGACCGTTTCGGCTCGCCCGCCCCGGATCACTTCGATGCTGCCTCCTGCGCGCGGCGCGGCCGCCACCTGCGCGCCCCGCGGCGCGGCCGCACGCGGCCCCGGCGCCGGCGCGCCGCCGCTGCCCGACAGCTCGCTCAGCACGAGCCCCGCCGCCGCCTGGTTCGACGGCCCCGCGCCGCCGGATGCGCGCACGGCGACCGTCTGCGCGGCGACGTCTTCGTCGCGCGGGCTGCGCAGCGCGAGCACGAGCCGTCCGCTCGCTTCGGCGAGCGTCAGCGCGTCGACCTGCGCGGTCGGCACCGCCAGCACCGCGGTGCGCGCGCCCGCGCCCGTCGGGCCCGGCGTGCCGTCGCGATCGGCCGTCGCGTCGCCGAACGACAGCACGCGCACCCGCGACAGCAGCAGCCGCGCCTGCGATTGCGAGATTTCCGAGCCGGTCGTGCCGAAGCTGCTTTCGCGCTTCATGTTCACGAACACGTCGACGAAGTTGCCGGGACGCAGCCGGTTGCCGACCGCGTTCGTGTCGTCGACCTTGATCGCGACCGCGCGCTCGCCCGGCGCGATCTGGTCGGCGAGCCCCGACATCAGTTCGTTTTCGAGCACAGGCGCCTGCGCGACGATGTCGCTCGCCGGGATGCGGCCCGTGACGAGCGCCGGATTCGAGAACGCGCCGGCGATCGACGCCGGCATCTGCTGCACCTTCAGCGCGTCGGCTGGAATCGGCTGCCCCGTCGGCAGCGCGCGCGTCGCGACGACGACGGGCACCACCGCCGTCGCGACGGCGGTCGCGGCGCTCGGCGCGGCGGGCGCCGGCTTGCGCCCGAGCAGCCACGCGTAAATGCCGAGCAGGATCGCGATCCCGATCAGCAACCCCGCGATGATCTTGGTCAGATGATTGGCCATGGTTGTTATCAGTGCAGCGGCGAAAGAAGTCGTGGAAGAAAGCCGCGCCGGCTGGCGGCGCGGCGGCCCGGCCTAGTCGATCACGTTCATATGATGTTCGTCGGGTTGATCTGCACCGTCGCCTGGCTCGTCAGCGTCGTCGGCAGCACGGCGTTGAAGAGCGCGACCGTCGGCACGAGCGGATTGGCCGCATACGGATACGTGACCGTCACCTGGATGCAGTACATCGTCGAATCGTACGAGCACGTGAAATTCTGCGAGGTCGAGCACGTCGCGCCCGTCAGCCAGCCCGTCAGATTGCTCGCGGCCGTGCATGCTGCCGCGGCGCGCAGGCCGAGCGCCGCCGACTGCGTCTGCGCGACCTGGTAGTTGAGCGCCGCGCGCGCGCCCTCGGTCGCGGCGAGCGTCAGGCTCTGCTGCGCGGCGAAGATCATGCCGTACGTGACGATTCCGTAGAGGACCATGAAGAAGACGGGGAACAGGATCGCGAATTCGATCGCGGTCGCGCCGCGCTGGAAGCGCCGCGGCCGCAACCGTCCGAGCGCGCGCTTCATCGCGTGCCTCCGGTATGAATCAGATAGGCGAGCCATGCCGCGGCGGGCGCGGCGAGAAACGCCGCATAAGGCGCGGAGCGGCGCGCGCCGAGCGCGAACGCGGGCGCGCCGTGGCGCCCGAGCGAGCCGAACGACGTGCGGCTCAGCAGCATGAGGCCGAGCGCGTGAATGCCCGCCGCGATACTCGCGACGATCCACAGCCAAGGCAGCGCCGACAGGCCGCACCAGGCGCCGAGCACCGCGAATACTTTGACGTCGGCGGCGCCCATCACGCGCAGTGCGAAAAACGGAAAAAGAGAAACGAGACCGACTATCCCGCCGATCAATGCGCCGGCCAATGTCGTTTCGAATGGGTTTTGTCGGCAGACTGTAAAAATGATAACGGCAGCAAGACCAGCGAGTACCAATTCGTTGGGAATACGGCGATCGCGACAATCAGCAATTGCAACAGCCGCAGTCCAGGCGAAAAAGAACCCAATACTGAATAAATGAATCATTTCAGCCCCAGCCGCCCGGCGACGTGTTGCGGATTGCCGAAGCAATCCGCAATTCGTGGTAACGCGTAATTGGAAGTAAACGTTATGCCGCCGGCAATTTACCGGCGATCGTGCTGAACAGGTTACTCAGGTCGGTACCGAGCGTGCCGACCGTCGTCGCGATGGCCACCGCGATGAGACCCGCGATCAACCCGTATTCGATCGCGGTTACCCCTGCCTCCTCCGTGAGGAAGCGATTCATCAGTTGTTTCATGTTGATCCTCGTGCCTTGAGTCTTCATTGGCCTTGCTTTTCGCTATCGGCCGACCTTGCCCCGCCATTCGACCTTAATGCCGGATCGGGCGGTTTCGTTATAACTCTTTTTTCAAGAGCTTCTAACAATTTGATACAAGTTAACATTCATGTCGGCGGCGTCCTCCTCGTATTCCCTGATGTACCAGACCATACAAATAGCGCACGAGCGAATCTTATATCCGAACCTTTTTTTGTTCCACATTTTTGTTAATTTTGCTCAGACATTATGACCGCGCGCACGCTTATTTTTACGACTTACCGGTAGGCCTTACACATAAGGACTTACGATAGGTTAGATCTACATACCTAATCCATCAGTAAAACGATCGATTCAAATATCGATGATCCATCCCGCGGATGGATCGCACGTTACGCCGCACGCGTAACGCAAAGCGCGCGGCGTTACGTTACGAACGCATAAAAACTCGGCCGCCGCGCGTATCTTCCGCCCCTTTTCGAGCAACGTCCCGCTTCCCGCCAACCCTTTTCCGACAAGGGTTTGCGGGATGTCATCGCGCGCATCGAAAAGATCGTCCAGCAAAATGGCACGCCAGTTGCAGAGTAATCGTCCGCAAGTGCAGCACACCAATCATCAGACAACACACCAATGCGAGGACGATATGAACACCCAGACGATTTCCCATGGCACGCTCCGGACGACTTTGATCGCGGCCACCGTGGCAGCCATGCTCTCCCTCTCCGCTTGCGGCGGCTCCGGCTCGATCAGCAAGGGGCTCGACGGCTCGGGCTCCGGTAGCGGCAACGCGATTTCCACGACGGGCGACGGCTCGGGTTCGGGCGGCGGCTCCGGCTCGACGGGCGGCCTGTCGGGCGGCGGCTCGACCTCCGGCGGCGGCTCGACCTCCGGCGGCGGTTCCACGTCGGGCGGCGGCACGTCGACCTCGTCGAGCATCAACGCACTCGGCACGATCGCCGGCAACACGGGCGGCATCATCGGCGGCGCCGGCTCGACCGTGTCGGGCCTCGGCACGGTCGTCGGCAGCCAGACGCTGCCCGGCGTGAACTCGCAGACGACGCAAGCGCTCGGCGGCATCGTCCAGGACCTCGGCGGCGCCGTCACCGCACTCGGTTCCGGCATCACGAGCGGCATCGGCCAGCTCGGCGCGTCGACGAACCCGATCGGCACGACCGTCGCGAGCACGGGCAACGTGGTCAGCGAACTGGGTGGCGCCGTCACGCAGACGGGCAACCTCGTCACGAGTCTCGGCACCGGCCCGCTCGCGCCGCTGTCGCCCCTCACGTCGCCGCTCGGCGGCGCGGTCAGCACGCTCGGCAACACGATCACCGCGGGCGGCACGACGCTCACCACCGCGCTGTCGACGGGCCCCGTCCAGCAATTGACGCAGACGGTCAGCTCGGCGATCACGCCGATCACGTCGATGGTCACGGGCACGACGCAGACGGTCGGCACCGTGACGGGCCTCGGCGCGCCCGTCAACACGCTGCTCGGCACGATCGGCGGCGGTCTCAACCAGGCCGGCGCGCTGATCACGAAGACGGGCAACAACCCGGTCACGACGGGCCTCGGCCAGACCGTGTCGGCAACCGGCAACACGATCACGTCGGTCGGCGGCCTGCTGACGGGCAGCACCGGCTCGACGAATCCGCTTGCGCCGATCACGGCCGCGGTCGGCGGCCTGACGGGCACGCTGAGCGGCGTCAGCGGCTCGACCGCAGGGACGCCGCTCGCGCCGCTCACGAACATCGTGTCGACGGTGACGGGCGCACTGACGGGCGCGGCGGGCGGCACGTCGACGAGCAACCCGCTCGCCCCCGTCACGGGCCTCGTGTCGACCGTCACGGGCGCGCTCACGGGCGCTACCGGCGGCGCGACGTCGACCAGCCCGCTCGCCCCCGTCACGAACCTCGTGTCGACCGCGACGGGCGCGCTCGGCGGCGCGACGACGGCGCCGGCCACGAGCTCCACGACCACCGCAACGAACCCGGTCGCGAGCCTCACCGCACCGCTGACCGGCACGAGCAGCGGCACGAGCGGGTCGACCAACCTGCTGTCGCCCATCACGTCGCTCGTCGGCGGCCTGCTCGGCGGCATCAAGAAGTAAACAGGGCCGGCGCCCGTCCAGCATCAGAAAAGACAGCGAGGAGCAGCATCATGAATCAGCAACGTTTCGTCCGGTCGCCCGCGCTCAAGGCGTGGCGCGTTCCGCTCACCGCGCTCGCGACCGCATGCGTGCTCGCCGCGTGCGGCGGCAGCGACATCGCCGCGCCGCCGTCCGCCGGCAACAGCGGCAACGGCGGGAACACGACGCCGACCAACCCGAACACCCCGCAGACGACCACGACCGGCACGTCCGGCGTCGTCAACACGCTCGGCAAGACCGCGACCGATCTCGGCAACACGATCGGCTCGACGAGCGTGCCG
Proteins encoded in this region:
- the cpaB gene encoding Flp pilus assembly protein CpaB translates to MANHLTKIIAGLLIGIAILLGIYAWLLGRKPAPAAPSAATAVATAVVPVVVATRALPTGQPIPADALKVQQMPASIAGAFSNPALVTGRIPASDIVAQAPVLENELMSGLADQIAPGERAVAIKVDDTNAVGNRLRPGNFVDVFVNMKRESSFGTTGSEISQSQARLLLSRVRVLSFGDATADRDGTPGPTGAGARTAVLAVPTAQVDALTLAEASGRLVLALRSPRDEDVAAQTVAVRASGGAGPSNQAAAGLVLSELSGSGGAPAPGPRAAAPRGAQVAAAPRAGGSIEVIRGGRAETVAY
- a CDS encoding TadE/TadG family type IV pilus assembly protein translates to MKRALGRLRPRRFQRGATAIEFAILFPVFFMVLYGIVTYGMIFAAQQSLTLAATEGARAALNYQVAQTQSAALGLRAAAACTAASNLTGWLTGATCSTSQNFTCSYDSTMYCIQVTVTYPYAANPLVPTVALFNAVLPTTLTSQATVQINPTNII
- a CDS encoding A24 family peptidase, giving the protein MIHLFSIGFFFAWTAAVAIADCRDRRIPNELVLAGLAAVIIFTVCRQNPFETTLAGALIGGIVGLVSLFPFFALRVMGAADVKVFAVLGAWCGLSALPWLWIVASIAAGIHALGLMLLSRTSFGSLGRHGAPAFALGARRSAPYAAFLAAPAAAWLAYLIHTGGTR
- a CDS encoding Flp family type IVb pilin, which produces MKTQGTRINMKQLMNRFLTEEAGVTAIEYGLIAGLIAVAIATTVGTLGTDLSNLFSTIAGKLPAA
- a CDS encoding collagen-like triple helix repeat-containing protein, translated to MNTQTISHGTLRTTLIAATVAAMLSLSACGGSGSISKGLDGSGSGSGNAISTTGDGSGSGGGSGSTGGLSGGGSTSGGGSTSGGGSTSGGGTSTSSSINALGTIAGNTGGIIGGAGSTVSGLGTVVGSQTLPGVNSQTTQALGGIVQDLGGAVTALGSGITSGIGQLGASTNPIGTTVASTGNVVSELGGAVTQTGNLVTSLGTGPLAPLSPLTSPLGGAVSTLGNTITAGGTTLTTALSTGPVQQLTQTVSSAITPITSMVTGTTQTVGTVTGLGAPVNTLLGTIGGGLNQAGALITKTGNNPVTTGLGQTVSATGNTITSVGGLLTGSTGSTNPLAPITAAVGGLTGTLSGVSGSTAGTPLAPLTNIVSTVTGALTGAAGGTSTSNPLAPVTGLVSTVTGALTGATGGATSTSPLAPVTNLVSTATGALGGATTAPATSSTTTATNPVASLTAPLTGTSSGTSGSTNLLSPITSLVGGLLGGIKK